In the Streptomyces sp. BHT-5-2 genome, one interval contains:
- a CDS encoding DeoR/GlpR family DNA-binding transcription regulator — protein sequence MYAPERQQEILRLARESGRVDVLSLAEEFEVTAETVRRDLKALDRAGLVRRVHGGAIPAGRLDFEPDLAERDAVAADEKQRIARAALAELPGGDGPGSVILDAGTTAARLAAEIPLEAELTVVTHGLPVAARLADHPGLTLHLVGGRIRHRTRAAVDDWALRAYREINADVLFLATNGFSLDGGLTTPDLAEAAVKRTLLAAARRVVLLADSAKFGQQHFARFGELSDVDLLITDTGLGPEDALAIERAGTEVIRA from the coding sequence ATGTACGCACCCGAGCGCCAGCAGGAGATCCTGCGGCTCGCCCGTGAGAGCGGGCGGGTCGATGTGCTCTCCCTCGCCGAGGAGTTCGAGGTCACCGCCGAGACCGTACGGCGCGACCTGAAGGCGTTGGACCGCGCCGGCCTGGTCCGCCGGGTGCACGGCGGCGCCATCCCGGCCGGCCGGCTGGACTTCGAGCCGGACCTCGCCGAGCGGGACGCGGTCGCCGCCGACGAGAAGCAGCGCATCGCCCGCGCCGCGCTCGCCGAGCTGCCCGGCGGCGACGGCCCCGGCAGCGTGATCCTCGACGCCGGCACCACCGCCGCCCGACTCGCCGCCGAGATCCCGTTGGAGGCCGAGCTGACCGTGGTCACCCATGGGCTGCCGGTCGCCGCGCGGCTGGCCGACCACCCCGGCCTCACGCTCCACCTCGTGGGCGGCCGGATCCGGCACCGTACCCGGGCCGCGGTCGACGACTGGGCGCTGCGGGCCTACCGGGAGATCAACGCCGATGTGCTCTTCCTGGCGACCAACGGCTTCTCCCTCGACGGCGGGCTGACCACCCCCGACCTCGCGGAGGCCGCGGTCAAGCGGACGTTGCTCGCCGCCGCGCGGCGGGTGGTGCTGCTCGCCGACTCCGCCAAGTTCGGGCAGCAGCACTTCGCCCGCTTCGGCGAGTTGTCGGACGTGGACCTGCTGATCACCGATACCGGGCTCGGCCCCGAGGACGCCCTCGCCATCGAACGCGCCGGCACGGAAGTGATCCGCGCATGA
- a CDS encoding PPOX class F420-dependent oxidoreductase, whose protein sequence is MATTPHPDRTPPGPAHTPETAAAPSPAAATGPLFTPKERAYLAGQPLARLATTGPNGGPQVRPVGFVLNDDDTLDIGGPALSRSQKYRNAQARPDVSLIIDDMAPDDDPVAPGWGRGVEIRGRAEVLTLDAPPMAPEFFSSEVIRIHPRRIISWHLEPDDGPSRTRTAG, encoded by the coding sequence ATGGCAACGACACCGCACCCCGACCGGACGCCGCCCGGCCCCGCGCACACGCCGGAGACCGCCGCCGCACCCTCCCCGGCCGCCGCCACCGGCCCGCTCTTCACCCCCAAGGAGCGCGCCTACCTCGCCGGACAGCCGCTGGCCCGCCTGGCGACGACCGGCCCGAACGGCGGGCCGCAAGTGCGCCCGGTCGGCTTCGTCCTCAACGACGACGACACCCTCGACATCGGCGGGCCGGCGCTCAGCCGCAGCCAGAAGTACCGCAACGCGCAAGCCCGACCCGATGTCTCGCTCATCATCGACGACATGGCCCCGGACGACGATCCGGTCGCGCCCGGTTGGGGCCGCGGTGTGGAGATCCGCGGCCGCGCCGAAGTGCTCACCCTCGACGCCCCGCCGATGGCACCGGAGTTCTTCAGCAGCGAGGTGATCCGGATCCATCCGCGGCGCATCATCAGCTGGCACCTGGAACCGGACGACGGCCCCTCCCGCACCCGCACGGCCGGCTGA
- a CDS encoding GNAT family N-acetyltransferase, with the protein MPPEQGDVQVRAGAETDLTALTDLYNHYIRETAITFDTEPFSSERRRPWLLSHPQDGPHRLLVARDADDHLLGYATSGPFRPKGAYATSVETTVYCAPEAAGRGVGTLLYAALFAALAEEDVHRAYAGIAQPNEASARLHARFGFRHIGTFTGVGRKFDRYWDVAWYQKDLR; encoded by the coding sequence ATGCCACCTGAGCAGGGGGACGTGCAGGTCAGAGCGGGCGCCGAGACGGACCTCACAGCCCTTACGGATCTTTACAATCACTACATTCGTGAGACGGCCATCACATTCGACACGGAGCCCTTCAGCTCCGAGCGACGTCGCCCGTGGTTGCTCTCCCACCCCCAAGACGGCCCGCACCGCCTTCTGGTTGCGCGGGACGCCGACGACCACCTGCTCGGGTATGCCACCAGCGGCCCGTTTCGTCCCAAGGGCGCGTATGCGACGTCCGTGGAGACAACGGTCTACTGCGCACCGGAGGCCGCCGGTCGGGGCGTCGGCACGCTGCTCTACGCGGCGCTCTTCGCGGCTCTGGCGGAGGAGGACGTGCACCGCGCCTATGCCGGGATCGCTCAGCCCAACGAGGCGTCCGCCCGCCTCCACGCGCGCTTCGGCTTCCGCCACATCGGCACGTTCACGGGGGTGGGCCGGAAGTTCGACCGCTACTGGGACGTCGCGTGGTACCAGAAGGACCTGCGATAG
- a CDS encoding pyridoxamine 5'-phosphate oxidase family protein: protein MTSGNGHENGHGSGREDGAACWAAAEAAVPEFAAAVRERFGAYRHHVLATLRKDGAPRLGGLEADFRYGELWLGLMIGSRKALDLRRDPRFALHANPGGGTDLAEGDVRVAGRAVEVTDPGPKARYAAAAKPPEPFHLYRALLTEVVRTSAEKPFIKLEIWRPGRPLRTIRRTSDDPGVLEQWG, encoded by the coding sequence ATGACGAGCGGGAACGGGCATGAGAACGGGCACGGGAGCGGGCGGGAGGACGGCGCGGCCTGTTGGGCTGCCGCGGAGGCCGCGGTGCCGGAGTTCGCCGCGGCGGTGCGCGAGCGGTTCGGGGCGTATCGGCACCACGTCCTGGCCACGCTGCGCAAGGACGGTGCGCCGCGGCTGGGCGGCCTGGAGGCGGATTTCCGGTACGGCGAGCTGTGGTTGGGCCTGATGATCGGCTCGCGCAAGGCGCTGGACCTGCGGCGGGACCCGCGGTTCGCACTGCACGCCAACCCAGGCGGCGGGACGGATCTGGCCGAGGGCGATGTACGGGTCGCCGGCCGGGCGGTCGAGGTGACCGACCCCGGACCGAAGGCGCGGTACGCGGCGGCGGCCAAGCCCCCGGAGCCGTTCCACCTCTACCGGGCGCTGCTGACGGAGGTGGTGCGGACGTCCGCCGAGAAGCCGTTCATCAAGCTGGAGATATGGCGACCGGGCCGCCCGCTGCGGACGATACGACGGACGTCGGACGATCCGGGGGTCCTGGAGCAATGGGGGTAG
- a CDS encoding DMT family transporter, translating into MDPHAHRDPHTGGERRPEARAARSHGTVEPEHGATLSGPVERTTPEAPGRRMRPALVLPIIAALCFGCYTIWMDHTNGAKGGQAALLGLIAAVVTGALGVTLVHFQSTMITETRALAYGALFGASMGWLYSLGGSTPSVLKSTAWGLVMFGVMFIASLYVFRTHREREPHGLHRPRHAHTTRRPHVPHAAH; encoded by the coding sequence ATGGACCCGCACGCGCACCGCGACCCGCACACCGGCGGGGAGCGGCGGCCCGAGGCCCGGGCCGCCCGCTCGCACGGCACCGTCGAGCCGGAACACGGCGCAACGCTCTCCGGCCCCGTGGAGCGCACCACCCCCGAGGCGCCCGGCCGCCGTATGCGGCCCGCCCTGGTGCTCCCGATCATCGCGGCGCTCTGCTTCGGCTGCTACACGATCTGGATGGACCACACCAACGGCGCCAAGGGCGGCCAGGCCGCCCTCCTCGGACTGATCGCGGCGGTGGTCACCGGAGCACTGGGCGTAACGCTGGTGCACTTCCAGTCGACCATGATCACCGAGACCCGCGCCCTGGCGTACGGCGCGCTCTTCGGCGCGTCGATGGGCTGGCTCTACTCCCTCGGCGGCAGCACGCCCTCGGTCCTGAAGTCGACGGCCTGGGGACTGGTGATGTTCGGGGTGATGTTCATCGCCTCGCTCTACGTCTTCCGCACCCATCGCGAACGGGAGCCGCACGGTCTGCACCGCCCCCGCCATGCCCACACGACCCGACGGCCCCACGTCCCGCACGCCGCACACTGA
- a CDS encoding RNA polymerase sigma factor RpoD/SigA, translated as MATRAVARRQASTTGSGEANSVRAAGGDIADRDLVGMYLDEIARTPLLDAAKEVELSQTIEAGVYAQQILDGEITDTDAAGASREELEALAAEGERAKDVFIRSNLRLVVAVARRYPRSGLPLLDLIQEGNAGLVRAVEKFDYAKGFKFSTYATWWIRQAITRSIADQSRTIRLPVHLVEELGRIRRVQREFNRENGRDPEPEEVAGELGSTAARVTDVLDWARDPVSLNMSVDDDGDTQFGDLLEDTSAASPEQSVLTLLRSEELEDLIDRLDQRTASIIKARYGIEDGRERTLTEVGKQHGLTRERIRQIEKHALLELKRMARDTGFDAAA; from the coding sequence ATGGCAACCCGTGCCGTCGCCCGTCGTCAGGCCAGCACCACCGGCTCTGGCGAGGCCAACAGCGTTCGCGCAGCAGGCGGAGACATCGCCGACCGCGACCTGGTGGGCATGTATCTCGACGAGATCGCGCGCACGCCCCTGCTGGACGCCGCCAAGGAGGTGGAGCTGTCGCAGACCATCGAGGCCGGGGTCTACGCCCAGCAGATCCTGGACGGCGAGATCACCGACACCGACGCCGCGGGTGCGAGCCGCGAGGAGCTCGAAGCGCTCGCCGCCGAGGGCGAGCGGGCCAAGGACGTCTTCATCCGGTCCAACCTCCGTCTGGTCGTCGCCGTGGCCCGCCGCTACCCGCGCTCCGGCCTCCCCCTGCTGGATCTGATCCAGGAGGGCAACGCCGGCCTGGTGCGCGCCGTCGAGAAGTTCGACTACGCCAAGGGCTTCAAGTTCTCGACGTACGCGACGTGGTGGATCCGCCAGGCCATCACCCGTTCCATCGCCGACCAGTCGCGCACGATCCGGCTCCCCGTCCACCTCGTGGAGGAGCTCGGCCGGATCCGCCGGGTCCAGCGCGAGTTCAACCGCGAGAACGGCCGCGACCCGGAGCCCGAGGAGGTGGCCGGCGAGCTGGGTTCCACGGCCGCCCGCGTCACCGACGTCCTGGACTGGGCCCGCGACCCGGTCAGTCTCAACATGTCGGTGGACGACGACGGCGACACCCAGTTCGGCGACCTGCTGGAGGACACCTCCGCCGCCTCCCCCGAGCAGTCCGTGCTCACGCTGCTGCGCAGCGAGGAGCTGGAGGATCTGATCGACCGCCTCGACCAGCGCACCGCGTCGATCATCAAGGCGCGCTACGGCATCGAGGACGGCCGCGAGCGCACGCTGACGGAGGTCGGCAAGCAGCACGGCCTGACCCGTGAGCGGATCCGCCAGATCGAGAAGCACGCGCTGCTGGAGCTGAAGCGGATGGCGCGCGACACCGGGTTCGACGCGGCGGCCTGA
- a CDS encoding questin oxidase family protein, whose translation MDTTSGTLDEALERLHTTGPEFNGYLSNHAPMAVEALIRHGQAAAVHRWLDDYATRLEDVPSRQTTITDANWQEALGDPRRVTDWTAYMTRRVAERPWREVLVEWWPRLLPGIAGAATHPVIRIGHAVRTLLEQGEEEPRIAELAHALGYWAARHATLPMSVRPSGTTAPADALAALPHVPNQQATVIDGLAQLPGTEGWLAAAESLRAPQNPDEARDQLAALVQAAAHHYLDYGHGDGVLLVHAATAPNAVLRTLPALPRELWAPSLGAAWTASAALTSVYSPDTPLPELVAGPLTPEEVFERAAAHGDAHVIKLTDTVLDVASWAADGDDRALRSALRSLELITPGED comes from the coding sequence ATGGATACGACGAGCGGCACCCTCGACGAAGCCCTGGAACGCCTCCACACCACCGGCCCCGAATTCAACGGATACCTCAGCAACCACGCCCCGATGGCCGTCGAGGCCCTGATCCGGCACGGCCAGGCGGCGGCCGTCCACCGCTGGCTCGACGACTACGCCACCCGTCTGGAGGACGTACCGAGCCGGCAAACGACGATCACCGACGCCAACTGGCAGGAGGCGCTGGGCGATCCGCGCCGGGTCACCGACTGGACCGCGTACATGACCCGCCGGGTGGCCGAACGCCCCTGGCGCGAGGTGCTCGTGGAGTGGTGGCCGCGGTTGCTGCCCGGCATCGCGGGCGCCGCCACCCACCCGGTGATCCGGATCGGCCACGCCGTGCGCACCCTCCTGGAGCAGGGTGAAGAGGAGCCGCGGATCGCGGAGTTGGCGCACGCCCTCGGCTACTGGGCGGCGCGTCACGCCACCCTGCCGATGTCCGTTCGGCCCAGCGGAACCACCGCCCCCGCCGACGCCCTGGCCGCCCTCCCGCACGTACCCAACCAGCAGGCGACGGTCATCGACGGGCTGGCCCAGCTGCCCGGCACGGAGGGATGGTTGGCCGCGGCCGAGTCGCTGCGCGCACCGCAGAACCCCGACGAGGCCCGCGATCAGCTGGCTGCGCTGGTACAGGCGGCCGCCCACCACTATCTCGACTACGGCCACGGCGACGGCGTCCTGCTGGTCCACGCGGCCACCGCCCCGAACGCCGTCCTGCGCACCCTCCCGGCGCTCCCCCGCGAGCTGTGGGCGCCCTCGCTGGGCGCCGCCTGGACGGCGAGCGCCGCCCTCACCTCCGTCTACAGCCCCGACACCCCGCTGCCGGAGCTCGTCGCGGGTCCGCTCACACCGGAGGAAGTCTTCGAACGGGCCGCCGCGCACGGCGACGCGCATGTGATCAAGCTGACCGACACCGTCCTCGACGTGGCCTCCTGGGCCGCCGACGGCGACGACCGCGCCCTACGGTCCGCGCTCCGCTCCCTGGAGCTGATCACGCCGGGAGAGGACTGA
- a CDS encoding MarR family winged helix-turn-helix transcriptional regulator, whose protein sequence is MSNEPATTEPRWLDDEEQHAWQAYLHATTLLEDHLDRQLQRDAGMPHVYYGLLVQLSRAPRRRMRMTELAQNAKITRSRLSHAVARLEKNGWVRRENCPSDKRGQNAHLTDEGLRVLEKAAPGHVNAVRAAIFDRLTPEQIGQLDEICCVIADGLQPQGADLPWLR, encoded by the coding sequence ATGAGCAACGAACCCGCGACGACCGAGCCGCGCTGGCTCGACGACGAGGAGCAGCACGCCTGGCAGGCGTACCTCCACGCCACCACGCTCCTCGAGGACCACCTCGACCGCCAGCTACAGCGCGACGCCGGGATGCCGCACGTCTACTACGGCCTGCTCGTCCAGCTCTCCCGCGCACCCCGGCGCCGGATGCGGATGACCGAGCTGGCCCAGAACGCCAAGATCACCCGGTCCCGCCTCTCACACGCCGTCGCCCGGCTGGAGAAGAACGGCTGGGTCCGGCGCGAGAACTGCCCCTCCGACAAGCGGGGCCAGAACGCCCACCTCACGGACGAGGGGCTGCGGGTCCTGGAGAAGGCCGCGCCCGGACACGTCAACGCCGTCCGGGCCGCGATCTTCGACCGCCTCACCCCGGAGCAGATCGGCCAACTCGACGAGATCTGCTGCGTGATCGCCGACGGCCTCCAGCCGCAGGGCGCCGACCTCCCCTGGCTCCGCTGA
- the pfkB gene encoding 1-phosphofructokinase, giving the protein MILTVTPNPSLDRTYEIPVLERGAVLRATADRIDPGGKGVNVSRAVAAAGHRTLAVLPLGGPAGAALAGLLRDEGIDVAGVPVAGQTRSNIAVAEPDGTLTKINAAGPELTADESEALLAAVAEHSAGAGWIACCGSLPRGLAPEWYAELVARAHRAGARIALDTSGPSLTAALRERPDIVKPNAEELAQAVGRPLATLGDAVEAAEELRCRGARAVLASLGADGQLLVDADGAHFAGAPVAAVRSNVGAGDASLAGFLAAGGSGVPALAAAVAHGAAAVQLPGSLMPTPSDLAPERVTVTAEVPLGRALTEPVPDAPAAPRPHRPHGGTARKGARDE; this is encoded by the coding sequence ATGATCCTCACCGTCACCCCCAACCCCAGCCTGGACCGCACCTACGAGATTCCGGTGCTGGAGCGCGGCGCCGTCCTGCGGGCCACCGCCGACCGGATCGACCCCGGCGGCAAGGGCGTCAACGTCTCCCGTGCCGTCGCCGCCGCCGGCCACCGCACCCTCGCCGTCCTGCCGTTGGGCGGCCCCGCGGGCGCGGCACTGGCCGGGCTGCTGCGGGACGAGGGCATCGACGTGGCGGGCGTCCCGGTGGCCGGGCAGACCCGCTCCAACATCGCCGTCGCCGAGCCCGACGGCACTCTGACGAAGATCAACGCGGCTGGTCCCGAACTCACCGCCGACGAGTCCGAGGCGCTGCTGGCCGCGGTCGCCGAGCACTCGGCGGGCGCCGGCTGGATCGCCTGCTGCGGCAGCCTGCCGCGCGGTCTGGCGCCCGAGTGGTACGCCGAGCTGGTCGCCCGGGCGCACCGCGCCGGCGCCCGGATCGCCCTGGACACCTCCGGCCCGTCGCTGACCGCGGCGCTCCGCGAACGCCCCGACATCGTCAAGCCGAACGCCGAGGAGCTGGCGCAGGCCGTCGGCCGCCCCCTGGCGACCCTCGGCGACGCGGTCGAGGCCGCAGAGGAACTCCGTTGCCGGGGCGCCCGGGCGGTGCTCGCCTCGTTGGGCGCCGACGGCCAGCTGCTCGTCGACGCGGACGGCGCGCACTTCGCCGGCGCCCCGGTCGCCGCCGTCCGCAGCAACGTCGGCGCCGGGGACGCCTCGCTCGCCGGCTTCCTCGCCGCGGGCGGCAGCGGCGTCCCGGCGCTGGCCGCGGCGGTGGCGCACGGCGCGGCGGCGGTGCAGCTGCCCGGCAGTCTGATGCCGACGCCGTCGGACCTGGCCCCGGAGCGGGTCACGGTGACCGCCGAGGTGCCGCTCGGCCGGGCGCTGACCGAACCGGTCCCCGATGCCCCCGCAGCACCCCGTCCCCACCGCCCGCACGGCGGTACCGCGCGCAAGGGAGCCCGCGATGAGTGA
- a CDS encoding fructose-specific PTS transporter subunit EIIC encodes MSELISADLVDLDLSAATKDAAARSLAERMAAAGRVTDLEGFLADVAAREAQMPTGLDGGIGIPHCRSAHVTEPTLAFGRSAAGIDFGAADGPADLVFLIAAPAGGDADHLSILSSLARQLMDEAFTGALRSETEPARAAALIRGEQPEPAPGPTAEPAPSVPSAFSAPSSPPAASSPSASSSPSAPFRIVAVTSCPTGIAHTYLAAESLEKAARAAGVELAVETQGSAGFRSLDPQLVAAADGVILAHDVEVRDRERFAGKPVVDVGVKAGINRPAELIAEVREKAAREAAHEGAAAAPARPAAPMDRGADATDGPATRLRKWLMTGVSYMVPFVAAGGLLIALAFAIGGYTVDKAPSVADHFVWTESASWAALLFQIGSTAFGFLVPVLAGFIAYGMADRPGLVPGFVGGAVALTVDAGFLGGLIAGLLAGTVVRAVQRVGVPPVLRGIMPVVVIPLLSSAVVGFLMFLVVGKPVAALQKALTGWLTGLSGANAVILGVLLGLMMAFDLGGPLNKVAYAFAVGGLATPNPGSLKVMAAVMAAGMVPPLAMALATAVRGGLFTPAERENGKAAWVLGASFITEGAIPFAAADPLRVIPSAMAGGAVTGGLSMAFGCTLRAPHGGVFVVPLIGRPLLYLLAVAIGTVVGAALVVLLKRLRARPAAVPAADIPAAR; translated from the coding sequence ATGAGTGAGTTGATCAGCGCGGATCTGGTCGATCTCGACCTGTCCGCCGCAACGAAGGACGCCGCCGCCCGTTCGCTGGCGGAACGGATGGCCGCCGCCGGCCGGGTCACCGACCTGGAGGGCTTCCTCGCCGATGTGGCCGCCCGCGAGGCGCAGATGCCCACCGGCCTGGACGGTGGCATCGGGATCCCGCACTGCCGCAGCGCGCACGTGACGGAGCCGACGCTGGCGTTCGGACGGAGCGCGGCCGGCATCGACTTCGGCGCCGCGGATGGCCCGGCCGACCTGGTCTTCCTGATCGCGGCCCCGGCGGGCGGCGACGCGGACCATCTGTCGATCCTGTCGTCGCTGGCGCGCCAGTTGATGGACGAGGCGTTCACCGGCGCGCTGCGGTCGGAGACCGAGCCGGCGCGGGCGGCGGCGCTCATCCGGGGCGAGCAGCCGGAGCCGGCTCCCGGGCCGACGGCCGAGCCGGCCCCATCCGTCCCTTCCGCCTTCTCGGCTCCCTCCTCTCCCCCCGCCGCTTCTTCTCCCTCAGCCTCCTCTTCTCCCTCCGCTCCATTTCGTATCGTCGCCGTCACCTCCTGCCCCACCGGTATCGCGCACACCTACCTCGCCGCCGAGTCGCTGGAGAAGGCCGCGCGGGCGGCCGGCGTCGAACTCGCCGTGGAGACCCAGGGCTCGGCCGGCTTCCGGAGCCTGGACCCGCAGCTGGTCGCGGCCGCCGACGGCGTGATCCTCGCGCACGACGTCGAGGTGCGGGACCGGGAGCGGTTCGCCGGCAAGCCGGTCGTCGACGTCGGGGTGAAGGCCGGCATCAACCGCCCCGCCGAACTCATCGCCGAGGTACGGGAGAAGGCCGCCCGCGAAGCCGCCCACGAAGGGGCCGCCGCCGCGCCCGCGCGACCCGCCGCCCCCATGGACCGGGGCGCCGACGCCACCGACGGCCCTGCCACCCGGCTCCGCAAGTGGTTGATGACCGGGGTCAGCTACATGGTGCCGTTCGTCGCCGCCGGCGGGCTGCTGATCGCGCTCGCCTTCGCGATCGGCGGCTACACCGTCGACAAGGCGCCGTCGGTCGCCGACCACTTCGTGTGGACGGAGTCGGCCAGCTGGGCGGCGCTGCTCTTCCAGATCGGCAGCACCGCCTTCGGCTTCCTCGTCCCGGTCCTGGCCGGCTTCATCGCATACGGGATGGCGGACCGACCCGGCCTGGTCCCCGGCTTCGTCGGCGGCGCGGTCGCGCTCACCGTGGACGCGGGCTTCCTGGGCGGGCTGATCGCCGGTCTGCTGGCCGGCACGGTGGTGCGGGCGGTCCAACGGGTCGGCGTGCCACCGGTGTTGCGCGGCATCATGCCGGTCGTGGTGATTCCGCTGCTCTCCTCGGCGGTGGTCGGCTTCCTGATGTTCCTGGTGGTCGGCAAGCCGGTCGCCGCGCTCCAGAAGGCCCTCACCGGCTGGCTGACCGGCCTCTCCGGTGCCAACGCCGTGATCCTCGGCGTGCTGCTGGGGCTGATGATGGCGTTCGACCTCGGCGGACCGCTCAACAAGGTCGCGTACGCCTTCGCGGTCGGCGGCCTGGCCACCCCCAATCCCGGCAGCCTGAAGGTGATGGCCGCGGTGATGGCGGCCGGTATGGTCCCGCCGCTGGCGATGGCGCTGGCCACGGCCGTGCGGGGCGGGCTCTTCACGCCGGCCGAGCGGGAGAACGGCAAGGCCGCCTGGGTGCTCGGCGCGTCCTTCATCACCGAGGGCGCCATCCCGTTCGCCGCCGCCGACCCCCTGCGGGTGATCCCCTCGGCGATGGCCGGCGGCGCGGTCACCGGCGGTCTGTCGATGGCTTTCGGCTGCACCCTCCGGGCCCCGCACGGCGGCGTCTTCGTCGTGCCGCTGATCGGCCGGCCGCTGCTCTACCTCCTGGCGGTCGCCATCGGCACCGTGGTCGGCGCCGCGCTGGTCGTCCTCCTCAAGCGCCTGCGGGCCCGCCCGGCAGCGGTGCCGGCCGCGGACATACCCGCCGCGAGGTAG
- a CDS encoding MFS transporter: protein MSETAPSVDPRRWKALIFIALAQLMVVLDSTIVNIALPSAQKALDISDANRQWVITAYALAFGGLLLFGGRLADLWGRRRTFLIGLVGFAVASALGGAAANETMLLGARALQGVFGALLAPSALSLLAVTFTEARERAKAFGIFGAIAGGGAALGLLLGGVLTEYLDWRWTFFVNIPIAVIAAAGAVLVVREPAEGRNRSRLDVPGVVLASLGLVSLVYAFTRAESDGWLAGVTLGLFAAAAVLLLAFVLVESKVASPLLPLRVVAERNRAGVYASLGLAVIGMFGLFLFLTYYLQIVKGYTPVATGLAFLPMVAGMITGSTQIGARLMTRVRPRLLMAPGFALAAVGMTVLSQIDLDTSYPALILPGFVLMGLGMGTAFMPAMSLATHGVQPRDAGVASAMVNTSQQVGGAIGTALLNTIAASATTAYATAHAAGARSADLLKLQSMVHGYASAIWWAVGILALAAVIAFTLVNTGRPGAGSPTASSDGGATADAEDGAQIPVMVH from the coding sequence ATGTCTGAAACCGCCCCCTCCGTCGATCCACGGCGCTGGAAAGCGCTGATATTCATCGCCCTCGCGCAGCTGATGGTCGTCCTCGACTCGACGATCGTGAACATCGCGCTGCCCTCCGCCCAGAAGGCCCTGGACATCAGCGACGCCAACCGCCAGTGGGTCATCACGGCCTACGCGCTGGCCTTCGGCGGACTGCTGCTGTTCGGCGGCCGGCTCGCCGACCTCTGGGGCCGGCGCCGGACCTTCCTCATCGGCCTGGTCGGCTTCGCGGTGGCCTCCGCGCTCGGCGGGGCCGCGGCCAACGAGACGATGCTGCTGGGTGCGCGGGCGCTGCAGGGCGTCTTCGGCGCGCTGCTGGCGCCCTCCGCGCTGTCACTGCTGGCGGTGACGTTCACTGAGGCGCGCGAGCGGGCCAAGGCGTTCGGCATCTTCGGCGCGATCGCCGGTGGCGGTGCCGCCCTCGGGCTGCTGCTCGGCGGTGTGCTGACCGAGTACCTGGACTGGCGCTGGACGTTCTTCGTCAACATCCCGATCGCCGTGATCGCCGCGGCCGGTGCCGTACTGGTCGTCCGCGAGCCCGCCGAGGGCCGCAACCGCTCCCGGCTGGACGTCCCCGGTGTCGTCCTGGCGTCGCTCGGCCTGGTCTCGCTGGTCTACGCCTTCACCCGGGCCGAGTCCGACGGCTGGCTGGCCGGGGTGACGCTGGGGCTGTTCGCCGCGGCCGCCGTGCTGCTGCTGGCGTTCGTCCTGGTCGAGTCGAAGGTGGCGTCGCCGCTGCTGCCGCTGCGGGTGGTCGCCGAACGGAACCGCGCCGGCGTCTACGCCTCGCTCGGCCTGGCCGTGATCGGCATGTTCGGCCTCTTCCTGTTCCTGACCTACTACCTCCAGATCGTGAAGGGCTACACGCCGGTGGCGACCGGTCTGGCCTTCCTGCCGATGGTCGCGGGCATGATCACCGGCTCGACGCAGATCGGCGCCCGGCTGATGACCCGGGTCCGGCCGCGGCTGCTGATGGCCCCCGGTTTCGCGCTCGCCGCGGTCGGCATGACGGTGCTGTCCCAGATCGACCTGGACACCTCCTACCCGGCACTGATCCTGCCCGGCTTCGTCCTGATGGGCCTGGGGATGGGCACCGCGTTCATGCCGGCCATGTCGCTGGCCACGCACGGGGTCCAGCCGCGCGACGCGGGCGTCGCCTCCGCCATGGTCAACACCTCGCAGCAGGTCGGAGGCGCGATCGGCACCGCCCTGCTGAACACCATCGCGGCCAGCGCCACCACCGCCTACGCCACCGCGCACGCGGCCGGTGCGCGCTCGGCGGACCTGCTCAAGCTCCAGTCGATGGTGCACGGCTACGCCTCCGCCATCTGGTGGGCGGTGGGCATCCTGGCCCTGGCGGCGGTGATCGCCTTCACGCTCGTCAACACCGGGCGGCCGGGCGCCGGTTCGCCGACGGCCTCGTCGGACGGCGGCGCGACCGCCGATGCCGAGGACGGCGCGCAGATTCCGGTGATGGTGCACTGA